In Deinococcus maricopensis DSM 21211, one genomic interval encodes:
- a CDS encoding G8 domain-containing protein produces MKNRMILVCSLALLLSACGNSSTTGEAPSTPPTTPPGSSAPVLTPPAATPTPATTARWSDPAVWPSGHVPAEGETVTVPAGQTLLLDVSPPRLAGLTIPTGSALVFKDADLDLRTDWIMVHGTLAAGTESQPLTHQATITLTNATPGEDVMGMGDRVIGVMGGTLDLHGENRTAWTRLARTATKGATELQLQEAPSWRPGDTLAIASTDYDPAQTEVVTVQKVSGALVTLSTPLKYTHWASTETYGAQSTDERAEVGLLSRNVVVRGDTDSVNSGIGGQIMVMQGSTARIEGAELTRMGQRNTLRRYPIHFHMAGSMRSSYVRGNSLHELFNRCLTVHGTNDLLVQRNVTHDVVGHCFFMEDGAETGNTFDSNLAMFVRKPDSKRGETPLLTSDKNPAAFWITNPANTYVGNVAAGVQGFGFWYAMPTHPTGLSAANGADTWPRRTPLTAFRNNTAHSTDGTGLNVDNGNGADGTTTETFSYTPRTTPADAKSAPVEAVFENFTAYKNRVRGVWLRGDAQRVRGGVLSDNAIGATFAANNVEVEGTLFVGETSNAGAPASWEKTGEGGRSLPQPWDAAFPIRGFEFYDGTVTARNVTFAKYLPNAVRPASGLGYNRRNAFPLSPMNSASGLTWLDSSNHVWLETPLADKDGDKAATFRDADGSVTGTAGKYVVATSPLLNAGDCARRDAWNASVCSGPFGRFWLQAVSAEALGDITVTGAGGTLSLHGTPGTTPTYSTTLPVSGQYALNLPGSAHMRLGFQYVTPGQTLRLTLPFSGTPRVYRDWWIDNKNLLRRVTPAELDATTGDAYAQDGNILYLKLVVKDKATSATLDVCTTDLCK; encoded by the coding sequence ATGAAGAACCGCATGATCCTGGTGTGCTCCCTGGCGCTGCTGCTCAGCGCCTGCGGCAATTCCTCCACGACCGGCGAGGCCCCTTCAACTCCTCCAACGACCCCCCCGGGCAGCAGCGCGCCCGTCCTCACCCCGCCCGCCGCCACGCCCACTCCCGCCACCACCGCCCGCTGGAGCGACCCCGCCGTGTGGCCGAGCGGCCACGTGCCCGCCGAAGGCGAAACCGTTACCGTACCCGCCGGGCAGACCCTGCTCCTCGACGTGTCCCCCCCACGCCTCGCCGGCCTCACCATCCCGACCGGCAGCGCCCTCGTCTTCAAGGACGCCGACCTTGACTTGCGCACCGACTGGATCATGGTTCACGGCACCCTTGCCGCCGGCACCGAAAGCCAGCCGCTCACGCACCAGGCCACCATCACCCTCACGAACGCCACGCCTGGTGAGGACGTCATGGGCATGGGCGACCGCGTGATCGGCGTTATGGGCGGCACGCTCGACCTGCACGGCGAGAACCGCACCGCCTGGACGCGCCTCGCCCGCACCGCCACCAAAGGTGCCACCGAACTGCAGCTGCAGGAAGCCCCCTCCTGGCGCCCCGGCGACACCCTCGCCATCGCCAGCACCGACTACGACCCTGCCCAGACGGAAGTCGTAACCGTCCAGAAGGTCAGCGGCGCGCTCGTGACCCTGTCCACCCCGCTCAAGTACACCCACTGGGCCTCCACCGAAACGTACGGCGCGCAAAGCACCGACGAACGCGCTGAAGTGGGCCTGCTGAGCCGCAACGTCGTCGTCCGCGGCGATACTGACAGCGTCAACAGCGGCATCGGCGGGCAGATCATGGTCATGCAGGGCAGCACCGCCCGCATCGAAGGCGCCGAACTCACCCGCATGGGCCAGCGCAACACCCTGCGCCGCTACCCCATCCACTTCCACATGGCCGGCTCCATGCGCAGCTCGTACGTGCGCGGCAACAGCCTGCACGAACTGTTCAACCGCTGCCTCACCGTGCACGGCACCAACGACCTGCTCGTGCAGCGCAACGTCACGCACGACGTCGTCGGCCACTGCTTCTTCATGGAGGACGGCGCCGAAACCGGCAACACCTTCGACAGCAACCTCGCCATGTTCGTCCGCAAACCCGACTCGAAACGCGGCGAGACGCCCCTGCTCACCTCCGACAAGAACCCGGCTGCCTTCTGGATCACTAACCCCGCCAACACCTACGTCGGCAACGTCGCCGCGGGCGTGCAGGGCTTCGGGTTCTGGTACGCCATGCCCACGCACCCCACCGGCCTGTCCGCCGCGAACGGTGCCGACACCTGGCCGCGCCGCACGCCGCTCACCGCGTTCCGCAACAACACCGCGCACAGCACCGACGGCACCGGCCTGAACGTCGACAACGGCAACGGCGCCGACGGCACCACCACCGAAACCTTCTCGTACACCCCCCGCACCACGCCCGCCGACGCCAAGTCCGCGCCCGTTGAGGCCGTGTTCGAGAACTTCACCGCCTACAAGAACCGCGTGCGCGGCGTGTGGCTGCGCGGCGACGCGCAGCGCGTGCGCGGCGGCGTCCTGTCCGACAACGCCATCGGCGCGACGTTCGCCGCCAACAACGTCGAGGTGGAAGGCACCCTGTTCGTCGGCGAGACCAGCAACGCGGGCGCGCCCGCCAGCTGGGAGAAGACCGGCGAGGGCGGCCGCAGCCTCCCGCAACCGTGGGACGCGGCGTTCCCCATCCGCGGCTTCGAGTTCTACGACGGCACCGTCACGGCCCGCAACGTCACCTTCGCGAAGTACCTCCCGAACGCCGTTCGCCCCGCCAGCGGCCTCGGGTACAACCGCCGGAACGCCTTCCCGCTCAGCCCCATGAACAGCGCCAGCGGCCTCACCTGGCTGGACAGCAGCAACCACGTGTGGCTCGAAACGCCCCTCGCGGACAAGGACGGCGACAAGGCCGCCACCTTCCGCGACGCGGACGGCAGCGTCACCGGCACCGCCGGCAAGTACGTCGTCGCCACCAGCCCCCTGCTGAACGCCGGCGACTGCGCCCGCCGCGACGCCTGGAACGCCAGCGTCTGCAGCGGCCCGTTCGGACGCTTCTGGCTGCAGGCCGTGAGCGCCGAAGCCCTCGGGGACATCACCGTTACGGGCGCCGGCGGGACCCTCAGCCTGCACGGCACGCCTGGCACTACCCCCACGTACTCCACGACGCTGCCGGTCAGCGGTCAGTACGCCCTGAACCTCCCGGGCAGCGCGCACATGCGCCTCGGCTTCCAGTACGTCACGCCCGGCCAGACGCTGCGCCTCACCCTGCCGTTCAGCGGCACGCCCCGCGTGTACCGTGACTGGTGGATCGACAACAAGAACCTGCTGCGCCGCGTCACTCCTGCTGAACTCGACGCCACCACCGGCGACGCGTACGCGCAGGACGGCAACATCCTGTACCTGAAGCTGGTCGTGAAAGACAAGGCGACGTCCGCCACGCTCGACGTCTGCACCACCGATCTCTGCAAGTAA
- a CDS encoding L-threonylcarbamoyladenylate synthase, producing MSAEDQVALERARVAVLDGRLIGFATETVWALACAAQPDAVARLAAAKGRPEGKPFQVLCADPARAASFFRLDERLRARFLTLAPLWPGPLTLVAPASPLAPAALVSNGRVGVRVPDHVHAHAVLNAVGGALAASSLNLSGEVAASTFEQALAYALADVLLPGPDAAGLASTVVDLETGVVLREGAVRADAVREALACTP from the coding sequence ATGAGTGCGGAGGACCAGGTGGCGCTGGAGCGCGCCCGCGTGGCCGTGCTGGACGGGCGTCTGATCGGCTTCGCGACGGAGACGGTCTGGGCGTTGGCGTGCGCGGCGCAGCCGGACGCGGTGGCGCGGCTCGCGGCAGCCAAGGGGCGCCCGGAAGGGAAACCCTTTCAGGTGTTGTGCGCGGACCCGGCGCGCGCGGCGAGCTTTTTCAGGCTGGATGAGCGGCTGCGCGCACGGTTCCTGACGCTCGCGCCGTTGTGGCCGGGTCCACTCACCCTGGTCGCGCCAGCGTCGCCGCTTGCGCCGGCGGCGCTCGTATCGAACGGCCGCGTGGGTGTGCGCGTTCCGGATCACGTGCACGCCCACGCGGTGCTGAACGCGGTGGGGGGCGCGCTGGCGGCCAGCAGCCTGAACCTGAGCGGTGAGGTGGCCGCGAGCACCTTCGAGCAGGCGCTTGCGTACGCGCTGGCGGACGTGCTGCTGCCCGGCCCGGACGCGGCGGGGCTGGCCAGTACCGTCGTGGACCTCGAGACGGGCGTGGTTCTGCGGGAGGGCGCTGTTCGGGCGGACGCTGTGCGGGAGGCGCTCGCGTGCACGCCCTGA
- a CDS encoding SDR family oxidoreductase: MSEEQKQTLPPQHQDQQPGVEAEMTPDPVYIKPDYKAAGKLTGKAAIITGGDSGIGRAVAVHFAHEGADVAIVYLNEHEDAQATQQLVEAAGRRCVLIAGDVGDEAFCQQAVAQAVEAFGHLEILVNNAAEQHPQESIADISEAQLEKTFRTNIFGYFHMVKAALPHLQAGATVINTTSVTNYKGSPQLLDYASTKGAIVAFTRSLSMSLIEQGIRVNGVAPGPIWTPLIPSTFPPDKVASFGADVPMKRPGQPAEVATCFVFLASDDSSYLSGQVLHPNGGEVVNG, from the coding sequence ATGAGTGAGGAACAGAAACAGACGTTGCCGCCGCAACATCAGGACCAGCAGCCGGGTGTGGAAGCCGAGATGACGCCCGACCCGGTGTACATCAAGCCGGACTACAAGGCCGCCGGGAAACTGACCGGGAAGGCCGCGATCATTACAGGCGGGGACAGCGGGATCGGGCGCGCGGTGGCCGTGCACTTCGCGCATGAGGGCGCGGACGTAGCCATCGTGTACCTCAATGAGCACGAGGATGCCCAAGCGACGCAGCAACTCGTGGAGGCGGCGGGACGCCGCTGCGTGCTGATCGCCGGGGACGTCGGCGATGAGGCGTTCTGTCAGCAGGCGGTCGCGCAGGCCGTGGAGGCGTTCGGACACCTGGAGATCCTGGTGAACAACGCCGCGGAGCAGCACCCGCAGGAGAGCATCGCCGACATCAGCGAGGCGCAGCTGGAAAAGACCTTCCGCACGAACATCTTCGGGTATTTCCATATGGTGAAGGCAGCGCTGCCGCACCTGCAGGCGGGCGCGACCGTCATCAACACGACGTCCGTGACGAACTACAAGGGCAGCCCGCAGCTGCTGGACTACGCGTCCACGAAGGGGGCGATCGTGGCGTTCACGCGTTCGCTGTCCATGAGCCTGATCGAGCAGGGCATCCGCGTGAACGGCGTGGCGCCCGGGCCGATCTGGACGCCGCTGATTCCGTCGACGTTCCCGCCGGACAAGGTGGCGAGCTTCGGTGCGGACGTGCCCATGAAGCGCCCGGGGCAACCGGCGGAGGTGGCGACGTGCTTCGTGTTCCTCGCGTCGGACGATTCGAGCTACCTGAGCGGGCAGGTGCTGCACCCGAACGGCGGCGAGGTCGTGAACGGCTAA
- a CDS encoding type II secretion system F family protein, translated as MPVFEYRVRDRNGKILAATLEAETIAQVRDALRAKGMMIVDIKAPKTGLNGDVKIPFLDDRPPSVKIVAVFSRQLATLINAGVPLVQSLAIMQRQIEHKGFQKVVREMRTDVEGGLPLSEAISKHPKVFSRLYINLVRAGETSGTLDAIMDRISFFLEKQLALTGKIKSALTYPVIVLVFAILITYFLLTTIVPQFASVLTSLNAPLPALTKFLMAVSDFLRTKVLLMVVIIAGLVFAYRSYYKTAQGRRVIDQIKLRLPVFGTLTQRGAIANFTRTFGLLLASGVNIIESLEITKGTANNAIVEETIENARNVVMVGEPMSGSLATSKLMPPMVVSMVSIGEETGSLDQMLNKVADFYDREVDEAVESLTAAIEPIMIVFLGTIVGVIVAGMFLPMFSIIGALSQ; from the coding sequence ATGCCCGTGTTTGAATATCGCGTCCGCGACAGGAACGGCAAGATCCTCGCGGCGACGCTCGAAGCGGAAACCATCGCCCAGGTCCGCGACGCCCTGCGCGCCAAGGGCATGATGATCGTCGACATCAAGGCCCCCAAAACCGGCCTGAACGGCGACGTCAAAATCCCCTTCCTCGACGACCGACCACCCAGCGTCAAGATCGTCGCTGTATTCTCCCGTCAGCTCGCCACGCTGATCAACGCGGGCGTGCCGCTCGTGCAGTCCCTGGCGATCATGCAGAGACAAATCGAGCACAAAGGCTTCCAGAAGGTCGTGCGCGAGATGCGCACCGATGTGGAAGGCGGCCTGCCGCTGAGCGAGGCCATCAGCAAGCACCCGAAGGTCTTCTCTCGCCTGTACATCAACCTCGTGCGCGCCGGCGAAACGTCCGGGACGCTCGACGCGATCATGGACCGCATCAGCTTCTTCCTCGAGAAGCAGCTGGCCCTGACGGGCAAGATCAAGAGCGCCCTCACGTACCCGGTGATCGTGCTGGTGTTCGCGATCCTGATCACGTACTTCCTGCTCACGACCATCGTGCCGCAGTTCGCGAGTGTGCTCACGTCGCTCAATGCGCCCCTGCCGGCCCTCACGAAGTTCCTGATGGCCGTGTCGGACTTCCTGAGGACCAAGGTCCTGTTGATGGTGGTGATCATCGCTGGCCTGGTGTTCGCGTACCGCTCGTACTACAAGACGGCGCAGGGCCGCCGCGTCATCGACCAGATCAAGTTGCGCCTGCCGGTGTTCGGGACCCTCACGCAGCGCGGCGCGATCGCGAACTTCACGCGAACCTTCGGGTTGCTGCTCGCCAGCGGCGTGAATATCATCGAGAGCCTCGAGATCACGAAGGGCACCGCGAACAACGCCATCGTGGAGGAAACCATCGAGAACGCCCGCAACGTCGTGATGGTCGGTGAGCCGATGAGCGGCAGCCTCGCGACGAGCAAACTGATGCCGCCCATGGTGGTCAGCATGGTTTCCATCGGTGAGGAAACCGGGAGCCTCGACCAGATGCTCAACAAGGTCGCGGACTTCTACGACCGCGAGGTGGACGAGGCCGTGGAAAGCCTCACGGCGGCCATTGAGCCGATCATGATCGTGTTCCTCGGGACCATCGTGGGTGTGATCGTGGCGGGGATGTTCCTTCCGATGTTCAGCATCATCGGCGCGCTCAGTCAGTAA
- a CDS encoding SDR family NAD(P)-dependent oxidoreductase, with protein MRPLPLLLAGLGLLAWSRRPRPLAALSDRVVLITGGSRGLGLALAQECARLGARLVLTARDEQELDRARVTLTGTEVLTVPADLTRPGEGERVVQAALARFGRLDVLINNAGIIQVGPLHHLNASDYQQAMAINFFAGVHLTYAARPHLRRTRGRILNITSIGARVPVPHLASYVASKFAMRGFSRVSRAELARDGITVVTADPGLMRTGSARHAETRGQTKREYLWFALGDNAPILSLNADEAARRLVQALRRGEPEVVVGGPALALAYAERLAPNVLSGLLNVMNRSLPTPTRQPEREVGAQSETPLTRANPIKQAAEQRWNADAR; from the coding sequence ATGCGTCCCCTTCCCCTGCTGCTCGCCGGTCTGGGTCTGCTCGCCTGGTCCCGCCGCCCTCGCCCCCTCGCCGCCCTGAGTGACCGCGTCGTCCTCATCACCGGCGGTTCCCGCGGCCTCGGCCTCGCCCTCGCGCAGGAATGTGCCCGCCTCGGCGCGCGCCTCGTCCTCACCGCCCGTGACGAGCAGGAACTCGACCGTGCACGCGTTACCCTCACCGGCACCGAGGTCCTCACCGTCCCCGCCGACCTCACCCGCCCGGGCGAGGGCGAGCGCGTCGTCCAGGCTGCCCTCGCCCGCTTCGGACGCCTCGACGTCCTTATCAACAACGCCGGCATCATCCAGGTCGGTCCCCTGCACCACCTGAACGCCAGCGATTACCAGCAGGCCATGGCCATCAACTTCTTCGCCGGCGTACACCTCACGTACGCCGCCCGCCCGCACTTGCGCCGCACGCGTGGACGCATCCTGAACATCACGTCCATCGGCGCGCGCGTGCCCGTCCCGCACCTCGCCAGTTACGTCGCCAGCAAGTTCGCCATGCGCGGCTTCTCCCGCGTAAGCCGCGCCGAGCTCGCCCGCGACGGCATCACCGTCGTCACCGCCGACCCTGGCCTGATGCGCACCGGCAGCGCCCGCCACGCCGAAACGCGCGGACAGACGAAACGCGAGTACCTGTGGTTCGCGCTCGGCGACAACGCCCCCATCCTGTCCCTGAACGCCGACGAAGCCGCCCGCCGCCTCGTGCAGGCACTCCGCCGCGGAGAGCCGGAAGTGGTGGTCGGCGGGCCCGCGCTGGCCCTCGCGTACGCCGAGCGGCTCGCGCCGAATGTCCTGTCGGGTCTGCTGAACGTCATGAACCGCAGTCTCCCCACCCCCACGCGCCAGCCGGAACGTGAAGTCGGCGCGCAAAGCGAAACTCCGCTCACGCGAGCGAACCCCATCAAGCAGGCCGCCGAGCAGCGCTGGAACGCCGACGCCCGCTAA